Proteins co-encoded in one Halorussus lipolyticus genomic window:
- a CDS encoding right-handed parallel beta-helix repeat-containing protein has protein sequence MSSGERSHGFSTHRFAEILATAVALLVVSSAVVTPVAGAVAPGSSANTSATQTKTISSCPKAPITQSGVYTLTSNLTNSTADGCIEIDASDVVIDGNGHTLTGTGEGNLSAFYASSAVAPQKGTPGIENVTIKNVRAEGWTRSVWVRRASDVTVTDSHLRDGLRGVVFYKVNDSSVTDVTATQFAEGVVFWTARNTTVARNNLSDNDGRGIHVGAYPFENSSSRRVRIVNNTLNHNFLFGAFVSQASEYTTIENNTAVGNRLNGINVTNGSDHTAVADNTVLDTTGDVGAPFGQPSGIAVSDSKHVKVVGNTVQNNSGNGINVTDTRKFPENSSSVTVTSNSVRGNALHGIRVEGSPQTGIGNNTIVANRLGGILLEDSPASLLSNNDVSAHLKRADNTSTGLELRGDYRNVNVFDNGFQDNWVGVEVANGSHGPAIRSNRIETNNYAGVLLEAGAPANRVQIHNNNLGGNVEYGVYNHEDNAVVNATGNYWGEASGPSSNSSDSDAPFEDPDTGALASGNGSAVSEGSTAGVSNVQFDPAKNASAATGSSPGFTPATVVVALLALALLALRPREESD, from the coding sequence ATGAGTTCCGGAGAACGCTCACACGGATTTAGCACGCACCGATTCGCAGAGATACTGGCCACCGCGGTGGCCCTCCTCGTGGTCTCGTCGGCGGTCGTCACGCCGGTCGCCGGAGCGGTCGCACCCGGCAGTAGCGCCAACACATCGGCCACGCAGACCAAGACTATTTCGAGTTGTCCGAAAGCCCCCATCACCCAGTCCGGGGTCTACACGCTGACCAGCAATCTGACCAACAGTACCGCCGACGGGTGCATCGAAATCGACGCCAGCGACGTGGTTATCGACGGCAACGGCCACACGCTGACGGGAACCGGCGAGGGCAACCTCAGCGCGTTCTACGCTTCGAGCGCCGTCGCCCCGCAGAAGGGGACGCCCGGCATCGAGAACGTCACTATCAAAAACGTCCGCGCTGAGGGCTGGACCCGGTCGGTATGGGTTCGCCGGGCGTCCGACGTGACCGTCACCGACAGCCATCTGCGCGACGGCCTCCGAGGCGTCGTCTTCTACAAGGTGAACGACTCGTCCGTCACCGACGTGACCGCCACGCAGTTCGCGGAGGGCGTCGTCTTCTGGACCGCCCGGAACACGACCGTCGCTCGAAACAACCTCTCGGACAACGACGGGCGCGGCATCCACGTCGGAGCCTATCCGTTCGAGAACAGCAGTAGCCGGCGAGTCCGCATCGTCAACAACACGCTCAACCACAACTTCCTCTTCGGGGCGTTCGTCTCGCAGGCCTCGGAGTACACGACGATAGAGAACAACACCGCCGTCGGCAACCGACTCAACGGTATCAACGTCACTAACGGGTCCGACCACACTGCCGTCGCCGACAACACGGTCCTCGACACGACCGGCGACGTGGGCGCTCCGTTCGGACAACCGAGCGGTATCGCCGTCTCCGACTCGAAGCACGTCAAAGTCGTCGGCAACACCGTCCAAAACAACAGCGGCAACGGTATCAACGTCACCGACACGCGGAAGTTCCCGGAGAACAGTTCGAGCGTGACCGTCACCAGCAACAGCGTCCGCGGGAACGCCCTCCACGGGATTCGCGTCGAGGGGTCGCCACAGACCGGAATCGGCAACAACACCATCGTTGCGAACCGACTGGGCGGCATCCTCCTCGAAGACTCCCCCGCGAGTCTGCTCTCGAACAACGACGTATCCGCTCACCTCAAGCGGGCGGACAACACATCGACCGGTCTCGAACTCCGCGGTGACTACCGGAACGTCAACGTCTTCGACAACGGCTTCCAAGACAACTGGGTCGGCGTCGAGGTGGCGAACGGTTCCCACGGTCCCGCCATCCGTTCCAACCGAATCGAGACGAACAACTACGCCGGCGTCCTCCTCGAGGCAGGTGCCCCGGCGAACCGAGTCCAGATTCACAACAACAACCTCGGCGGGAACGTCGAGTACGGCGTCTACAACCACGAGGACAACGCCGTGGTGAACGCGACCGGTAACTACTGGGGCGAGGCCAGCGGGCCGTCGTCGAACTCGTCGGACAGTGATGCGCCGTTCGAGGACCCGGACACGGGCGCGCTCGCCTCCGGCAACGGGTCAGCCGTCTCGGAAGGTTCGACCGCGGGCGTCTCGAACGTCCAGTTCGACCCCGCGAAGAACGCATCGGCCGCAACCGGGAGTTCGCCCGGATTCACCCCCGCAACCGTGGTCGTGGCATTGCTGGCGCTGGCGTTGCTGGCGCTCCGACCGCGCGAGGAGTCGGACTGA
- the coaBC gene encoding bifunctional phosphopantothenoylcysteine decarboxylase/phosphopantothenate--cysteine ligase CoaBC, producing the protein MLAGVNVALGVTGSIAAVKVVELAHELRRRGASVRAVTTDSAQGIVHPWAVEFATNNPVVTEITGDVEHVELCGRDGWADVFLIAPATANTVGKIASAIDDSPVTTCATTALGAGVPTVIAPAMHEPMYDHPGVLEAIDRVESWGVEFVAPRIEEGKAKIATEDAIATEVARAVSPDRFEGANVVVTSGATSEPIDPVRVLTNRSSGKTGRAVARACYVLGADVTLVHDGEDVPYAEVAQVETAEEMTEEVVDRASAGAADALVSAAAISDYTVETADEKIRSGKDLSLDLTPTPKLIDSVRAVSDLPIVGFKAETSGDDAAMISAARDTRQRADLSFVVANDASVMGDDQTRTLFVRENSTREYEGTKSELGRKVAEELAEEL; encoded by the coding sequence ATGCTCGCGGGAGTCAACGTCGCGCTGGGTGTGACCGGTAGCATCGCGGCGGTGAAGGTAGTCGAGTTGGCCCACGAACTCCGCCGCCGCGGCGCGTCGGTCCGGGCGGTCACGACCGACAGCGCGCAGGGAATCGTTCACCCTTGGGCGGTCGAGTTCGCAACGAACAACCCCGTCGTAACCGAGATTACGGGCGACGTCGAACACGTCGAACTCTGCGGTCGGGACGGGTGGGCCGACGTGTTCCTGATTGCGCCAGCGACCGCCAACACGGTCGGCAAAATCGCGTCCGCAATCGACGATTCGCCCGTCACCACCTGCGCGACCACCGCCCTCGGCGCGGGCGTCCCGACGGTCATCGCTCCCGCCATGCACGAACCGATGTACGACCACCCCGGCGTGCTGGAGGCCATCGACAGAGTAGAGTCGTGGGGCGTCGAGTTCGTCGCGCCCCGAATCGAGGAGGGCAAGGCCAAAATCGCCACCGAGGACGCCATCGCCACCGAGGTCGCCCGCGCCGTCTCGCCCGACCGCTTCGAGGGCGCGAACGTGGTCGTGACCAGCGGCGCGACCAGCGAACCCATCGACCCGGTGCGCGTCCTGACGAATCGCTCGTCGGGCAAGACCGGTCGGGCGGTCGCTCGGGCCTGCTACGTCCTCGGCGCGGACGTGACGCTGGTCCACGACGGCGAGGACGTTCCCTACGCCGAAGTCGCGCAGGTCGAAACCGCCGAGGAGATGACCGAAGAAGTCGTAGACCGGGCCTCGGCGGGTGCCGCAGACGCGCTGGTCTCGGCCGCGGCCATCTCGGACTACACCGTCGAGACTGCAGACGAGAAGATTCGGTCCGGGAAGGACCTCAGCCTCGACCTGACGCCGACGCCGAAACTCATCGACTCGGTTCGAGCGGTCAGCGACCTGCCCATCGTCGGGTTCAAGGCCGAGACATCGGGCGACGACGCGGCGATGATTTCGGCGGCCCGCGACACCCGCCAGCGCGCGGACCTCTCGTTCGTCGTCGCCAACGACGCCAGCGTCATGGGCGACGACCAGACCCGGACGCTGTTCGTCCGCGAGAACAGCACGCGGGAGTACGAGGGGACGAAATCGGAGTTGGGGCGGAAGGTGGCCGAGGAGTTGGCCGAGGAACTGTAA
- a CDS encoding DUF7344 domain-containing protein, producing MTDQFGNETIEDVSEAFNLLRNARRRGVLYVLRQKGQTGVKTLARRISAWQSGEGERAPDSADVEMSLVHSHLPKLQAADVVEYDREAGTVELAESARNLDPLLRCTREREPGFSTGVTLQMSNV from the coding sequence ATGACGGACCAATTCGGAAACGAGACAATCGAGGACGTAAGCGAGGCTTTCAATCTACTCAGAAACGCCCGACGCCGCGGCGTCCTCTACGTCCTCCGGCAGAAGGGCCAGACCGGCGTGAAGACGCTCGCCCGGCGCATCTCGGCGTGGCAGTCCGGCGAGGGCGAACGGGCACCCGACTCAGCAGACGTCGAGATGTCGCTGGTTCACTCGCACCTGCCCAAACTGCAGGCGGCGGATGTGGTCGAGTACGACCGCGAGGCGGGCACGGTCGAACTCGCCGAGTCCGCGAGGAACCTCGACCCGCTCCTGCGTTGCACTCGGGAGCGCGAACCCGGATTCTCCACCGGCGTCACTCTGCAAATGTCGAACGTGTAG
- a CDS encoding 50S ribosomal protein L11, with amino-acid sequence MAETIEVLVAGGQADPGPPLGPELGPTPVNVQEVVNEINDQTEAFDGTEVPVTITVEDDGSFEIEVGVPPTAALIKDEAGFETGSGEPQEDFVADLSIEQVKTIAEQKSPDLLAYDTKNAAKEIVGTCASLGVTIEGDDAREFKEKVDAGEYDDTLLEA; translated from the coding sequence ATGGCTGAGACGATAGAAGTACTCGTCGCTGGCGGGCAGGCGGACCCCGGTCCGCCGCTCGGTCCGGAACTCGGACCGACCCCGGTTAACGTACAGGAGGTCGTCAACGAAATCAACGACCAGACCGAAGCATTCGACGGCACCGAGGTCCCCGTGACCATCACGGTCGAGGACGACGGTAGCTTCGAAATCGAAGTGGGCGTCCCGCCGACGGCGGCGCTCATCAAGGACGAGGCCGGTTTCGAGACCGGAAGCGGCGAACCCCAAGAGGATTTCGTCGCGGACCTCTCCATCGAACAGGTCAAGACCATCGCCGAGCAGAAGTCCCCGGACCTGCTCGCCTACGACACCAAGAACGCCGCGAAGGAAATCGTCGGCACCTGCGCCTCGCTGGGCGTCACCATCGAGGGCGACGACGCCCGAGAGTTCAAGGAGAAGGTGGACGCTGGCGAGTACGACGACACGCTCCTCGAAGCGTAA
- a CDS encoding OBG GTPase family GTP-binding protein has translation MGLEEEIEDLREEIAETPYNKSTEAHIGRLKAKLAEKKEKLENQSSAGGGEGYHVEKHGDATVAFVGFPSVGKSTLLNSLTAAESETGSYEFTTLDVNPGMLQYNGANIQLLDVPGLIEGAAQGRGGGQEVLSVVRAADLVVFVLSVFEIDQYERLKKELYANKIRLDQSPPSVKIAKKGKGGIRVTSSVDLDLPKDVVKEVLREHGYVNADVTVREQVDIDRLVDGVMDNREYIPSIVSVNKVDLIEPDYIDTVHEELREFDINPDEAVFISAVEEKGLDSLKETIWKELGLMRIYMDKPGRGVDKDEPLVLEKGSTVGDAARKLGGELEDRFRFARVSGPSAKHDEQQVGKDHELADEDVLRLIVRK, from the coding sequence ATGGGACTGGAGGAAGAAATCGAGGACCTCCGCGAGGAGATAGCCGAGACTCCGTACAACAAGTCCACGGAGGCACACATCGGACGGCTCAAGGCCAAACTCGCGGAGAAAAAGGAGAAACTCGAAAACCAGTCCTCCGCCGGCGGTGGCGAGGGCTACCACGTCGAGAAGCACGGCGACGCGACGGTGGCGTTCGTCGGATTCCCCAGCGTCGGGAAGTCCACGCTGTTGAACTCGCTGACCGCCGCCGAGAGCGAGACGGGGAGCTACGAGTTCACGACGCTCGACGTGAACCCCGGCATGCTTCAGTACAACGGCGCGAACATCCAACTGCTGGACGTGCCGGGTCTCATCGAGGGCGCGGCCCAAGGCCGGGGTGGCGGACAGGAGGTCCTGTCTGTGGTCCGAGCGGCCGACTTAGTGGTGTTCGTCCTCTCGGTCTTCGAAATCGACCAGTACGAGCGCCTCAAGAAGGAACTCTACGCCAACAAGATTCGCCTCGACCAGTCGCCCCCGAGCGTCAAAATTGCCAAGAAGGGCAAGGGCGGGATTCGGGTCACGTCGAGCGTGGACTTAGACCTCCCGAAGGACGTGGTGAAGGAAGTCCTCAGAGAACACGGCTACGTCAACGCCGACGTGACCGTCCGCGAGCAGGTTGACATCGACCGCCTCGTTGACGGCGTGATGGACAACCGCGAGTACATTCCCTCCATCGTCTCGGTCAACAAGGTGGACCTCATCGAACCCGATTACATCGACACGGTTCACGAGGAGCTTCGAGAGTTCGACATCAATCCCGACGAGGCCGTCTTCATCTCCGCCGTGGAGGAGAAGGGCCTCGACTCGCTCAAAGAGACCATCTGGAAGGAACTGGGCCTGATGCGAATTTACATGGACAAGCCCGGTCGCGGCGTGGACAAGGACGAACCGCTTGTCCTCGAAAAGGGTTCGACCGTCGGCGACGCCGCCCGGAAACTCGGCGGCGAACTCGAAGACCGGTTCCGGTTCGCCCGCGTCTCCGGGCCGAGCGCCAAGCACGACGAGCAACAGGTCGGTAAGGACCACGAACTCGCCGACGAGGACGTCCTCCGACTCATCGTCCGGAAGTGA
- a CDS encoding TIGR04206 family protein, whose protein sequence is MRGRLLALAAMFFLPWSVFTTGDLVFAWGLVNLDPLHLTTLPDYLFVYTRGLPRRLLAWPVSVLLYLLALGSALLGLVGREDGRVTGGLLVFAGVSGLQFALGMTRRGLVVVPVGVVLVWTAAWWFYWSDIRRAVWK, encoded by the coding sequence GTGAGAGGGCGACTGCTCGCGCTAGCGGCGATGTTTTTCCTCCCGTGGTCGGTGTTCACTACTGGGGATTTGGTGTTCGCGTGGGGACTGGTGAACCTCGACCCGCTCCACCTCACGACGCTTCCGGACTACCTGTTCGTCTACACTCGGGGACTCCCCCGGCGACTCCTCGCGTGGCCCGTCTCGGTTCTCCTCTATCTGTTGGCGCTCGGAAGCGCGCTTCTGGGCCTCGTCGGGCGCGAGGACGGCCGGGTCACGGGTGGCCTGCTGGTCTTCGCGGGCGTCAGCGGCCTCCAGTTCGCGCTCGGGATGACCCGGCGGGGGCTCGTCGTGGTTCCGGTCGGGGTCGTCCTCGTCTGGACCGCGGCGTGGTGGTTCTACTGGTCCGACATCCGGCGCGCGGTCTGGAAGTGA
- a CDS encoding VOC family protein: protein MNATLDHVMMRVEDLDETLDWYQTHLDYEEKGRWEADTFTNVYLGPEDLHDEGAVLEITYNHDDRTYEMGDAWGHIAVRVDDVYDAYEQLMDEGVEDYRDPDSCGGSYAFVKDPDGHEVEIVERDYGARWSLDHTMIRVEDADEALGWYTRKLEYEHTGRWESDTFANYFMKPEEAADEAMAVELTYNYDGRSYTMGDAWGHLAVRADDLQDDWTTLMERDAEDYRNPESCDNRYAFTKDQDGHEIEVIERDE, encoded by the coding sequence ATGAACGCCACGCTCGACCACGTGATGATGCGCGTAGAGGACTTAGACGAAACCCTCGACTGGTACCAGACTCACCTCGACTACGAGGAGAAGGGTCGCTGGGAGGCCGACACGTTCACCAACGTCTACCTCGGTCCCGAGGACCTACACGACGAGGGCGCTGTCCTCGAAATCACGTATAATCACGACGACCGGACCTACGAGATGGGCGATGCGTGGGGTCACATCGCCGTGCGCGTGGATGACGTGTACGACGCCTACGAACAACTGATGGACGAGGGCGTCGAGGACTACCGCGACCCCGACTCCTGTGGCGGTTCCTACGCCTTCGTCAAGGACCCCGATGGCCACGAGGTCGAAATCGTCGAGCGCGATTACGGCGCGCGCTGGAGCCTCGACCACACCATGATTCGCGTCGAGGACGCCGACGAGGCCCTCGGTTGGTACACCCGAAAGCTTGAGTACGAACACACCGGTCGCTGGGAGTCCGACACCTTCGCCAACTACTTCATGAAGCCCGAGGAGGCGGCCGACGAGGCGATGGCCGTGGAACTCACCTACAACTACGACGGCCGGAGCTACACGATGGGCGACGCGTGGGGCCATCTCGCGGTCCGCGCCGACGACTTGCAGGACGACTGGACGACGCTGATGGAGCGCGACGCCGAGGACTACCGCAATCCCGAGTCCTGCGACAACCGCTACGCGTTCACCAAGGACCAAGACGGCCACGAAATCGAGGTCATCGAGCGCGACGAGTGA